A genome region from Negativicutes bacterium includes the following:
- a CDS encoding GNAT family N-acetyltransferase, which produces MTNAEKQKTSNWLLALPTPLQFRYWFEYSLARQSEDRAWAYHTSLEEERRNLEALIPKLLPQGMHTPLHYFRVGGQEGNENQGFIWFGVLPGLPQGSIALIDILVNSDTRSLGLGRYMLTTMLKSLKEEGYQIVVLEVRQDNEVAIDLYTSVGFTLSRTVDRVDRMHLHLSRIE; this is translated from the coding sequence ATGACAAACGCTGAAAAGCAAAAAACATCGAATTGGCTGCTTGCGCTGCCAACTCCGCTCCAGTTCAGGTATTGGTTTGAATACTCGTTGGCAAGACAGTCGGAAGACCGTGCCTGGGCCTACCACACCAGCCTGGAAGAAGAAAGAAGGAATCTGGAAGCGCTGATCCCCAAACTGTTGCCGCAGGGCATGCATACACCGTTACACTATTTCCGGGTCGGCGGTCAGGAAGGAAATGAGAATCAAGGTTTTATCTGGTTCGGCGTCCTGCCCGGCCTTCCACAAGGATCTATCGCTTTAATTGATATTCTGGTGAATTCGGATACCCGCAGTCTGGGACTCGGGCGCTATATGCTGACAACCATGCTGAAATCCTTAAAAGAAGAAGGTTATCAAATCGTAGTCCTGGAAGTCCGCCAGGATAATGAAGTGGCGATCGATCTGTATACTTCTGTTGGTTTTACGCTGAGCAGAACGGTGGACCGTGTCGACCGGATGCACCTACACTTATCGCGGATCGAATGA
- a CDS encoding bifunctional glycosyltransferase family 2/GtrA family protein, translated as MEVVLIPSYEPNQHLPKLISELQQMRLECKILIVDDGSGSAYADFYRQAEAMGSIVLHHECNRGKGAALKTGFSWLVAHPEYTAVVCADSDGQHLAKDIFLCLDTVIAHQDCLVLGVRKFKGHVPLRSRIGNTITRLAFTSASGVYLRDTQTGLRAFADSMLPWLLSVKGERFEYEMNMLLEAPAKNIPFYQLEIETVYDKKNHSSHFHTFTDSIRVYLPIIKFSSASLFTAILDYSLLLAMHAGTGKLLLSVILARLCSGTLNYWLNRKFVFRHRTTMRSSLLRYIGLAVVLLSVNYLLLRLFTIQWRIPLSISKILVEAILWGFSYWIQRAFVFKPFAMQKSGD; from the coding sequence ATGGAAGTTGTTTTGATTCCGTCTTATGAACCAAATCAACATCTGCCCAAATTGATCAGTGAATTACAACAAATGCGTTTGGAATGCAAAATCCTGATCGTCGATGACGGCAGCGGATCCGCTTATGCTGACTTTTACCGCCAGGCAGAGGCGATGGGGAGTATCGTTCTTCATCACGAATGCAATCGGGGCAAAGGAGCCGCTTTAAAAACCGGATTCAGCTGGCTTGTGGCACATCCTGAATATACAGCCGTAGTCTGCGCCGATTCGGATGGCCAGCATTTAGCCAAAGATATTTTCCTGTGTCTGGATACGGTGATTGCTCATCAAGACTGTTTGGTTTTAGGTGTCCGCAAATTTAAGGGCCACGTGCCATTGCGCAGCCGAATCGGCAATACAATCACCCGTCTGGCCTTTACTTCCGCCAGCGGTGTTTATTTGCGGGATACGCAAACCGGGTTGCGTGCTTTTGCCGACAGCATGCTGCCCTGGCTTTTGAGCGTCAAAGGCGAGCGTTTTGAATACGAGATGAATATGTTACTGGAAGCACCGGCCAAGAATATCCCTTTCTATCAATTGGAGATTGAAACCGTGTACGATAAGAAAAACCATAGTTCACATTTTCATACTTTTACGGATTCCATCCGTGTTTATCTTCCCATCATCAAGTTCAGTTCCGCTTCCCTGTTTACTGCTATTTTGGATTATAGCCTGCTTTTGGCGATGCATGCAGGGACCGGAAAATTGTTGCTGTCGGTCATCCTGGCGCGCCTCTGCAGCGGTACTTTGAATTATTGGTTAAACCGGAAGTTCGTTTTCCGGCACCGAACGACAATGCGCTCGTCTTTACTGCGTTATATTGGTCTGGCGGTTGTTCTGCTGTCAGTAAATTACCTGCTTTTGCGCTTGTTTACGATACAATGGCGTATTCCGCTCAGTATCAGCAAAATTCTGGTGGAAGCGATCCTCTGGGGCTTCAGTTACTGGATACAGCGCGCCTTTGTCTTTAAACCCTTTGCCATG
- the thiT gene encoding energy-coupled thiamine transporter ThiT, giving the protein MSKSVKTLTESAMMLSLALLLSFFAVFHLPNGGAVTIGSMIPLLFVALKYNWRWSLVTAFAFSLLQMMVGFYAPPTQDLLSFFLVVLLDYILAFSVLGFAGILYQRLTGMMKENQRLVLVMLICFFLRFFCHFLSGILIWNVYAPAGQPVWLYSLLYNGSYMSAEALISGIFLWLAGPRLLERFKSM; this is encoded by the coding sequence ATGTCAAAATCGGTTAAAACGTTAACTGAGAGCGCCATGATGCTGTCGCTGGCCTTGCTGCTTTCCTTCTTTGCTGTCTTCCATCTGCCCAACGGCGGTGCTGTGACGATTGGCAGTATGATCCCTCTGCTCTTTGTTGCCCTGAAATATAACTGGCGCTGGAGTCTGGTTACCGCCTTTGCTTTTTCCTTACTGCAAATGATGGTAGGTTTTTACGCTCCGCCCACACAGGATCTGCTTTCTTTTTTCCTGGTTGTCCTGCTGGATTATATTTTGGCTTTCAGTGTGTTGGGTTTTGCCGGCATTCTCTACCAAAGGCTCACCGGGATGATGAAAGAGAATCAACGGCTCGTGCTCGTGATGCTCATCTGTTTCTTTTTGCGTTTCTTCTGCCACTTTCTTTCCGGAATTCTAATCTGGAATGTTTATGCGCCGGCAGGCCAGCCGGTTTGGCTCTATTCGCTGCTTTACAATGGCTCCTATATGAGCGCGGAAGCGTTGATTTCAGGCATCTTCCTTTGGTTGGCCGGCCCCCGTTTGCTGGAACGCTTCAAATCGATGTAA
- a CDS encoding M20/M25/M40 family metallo-hydrolase, whose product MDYQVEDRITAQLTALKQQEIVQKGLAFIAADDQHMLEEQKKLTLVEAPTFQEATRANYFAELLKAEGLTEVQIDSHGNAFGYRRGRGIGPVIVVEGHMDTVFPMNTAKAIIEKDGKIYCPGICDDTRGITAVLAALRAMNAAQIQTDSDFIFMGTVEEEGMGALGGLRKFLNDHKEVGGCICIDGSGANGIVYEATGIRTMAVNFHGIGGHAMGAFGLVANPLHAAARAVAKIADLQVPANPKTIFAVTNFHGGNDAGIHAIVKECTIKINFRSNGQKELNELEAKIKNAVEEACKEETARWGKDTITYDYVDYVNVPAGTQDQKAPIVQTLYSVIQSLGFEPEFAQGGSTNASNPIAMGIPGVCIGGGGTSGGVHTVDEWFDPTDAYQGVQVVFLLALMLGGVSGISKTIL is encoded by the coding sequence ATGGATTATCAGGTAGAAGACCGTATTACCGCTCAATTGACTGCCTTAAAGCAACAGGAGATCGTACAAAAAGGTTTGGCCTTTATTGCAGCCGATGATCAGCACATGCTGGAAGAACAAAAGAAACTAACCTTGGTGGAAGCCCCCACTTTCCAGGAAGCAACCCGCGCGAACTATTTCGCCGAGCTGTTGAAAGCAGAAGGTTTGACCGAAGTTCAGATTGATTCGCACGGCAATGCCTTTGGTTATCGCCGCGGGCGGGGGATTGGACCCGTGATCGTTGTAGAGGGTCATATGGATACCGTTTTTCCCATGAATACCGCCAAAGCGATCATTGAAAAAGACGGCAAGATCTATTGCCCCGGTATTTGTGACGACACCCGCGGTATTACCGCCGTCTTAGCTGCGTTGCGCGCAATGAATGCGGCGCAAATTCAGACTGACAGTGACTTTATCTTTATGGGTACTGTCGAAGAAGAAGGGATGGGCGCGCTGGGCGGCTTGAGAAAGTTCCTCAATGATCATAAAGAGGTCGGCGGCTGCATCTGTATCGACGGTTCCGGCGCCAACGGCATTGTCTATGAAGCCACCGGTATCCGAACCATGGCAGTCAATTTCCATGGCATCGGCGGACACGCCATGGGTGCTTTTGGTCTGGTTGCCAATCCTTTGCATGCGGCAGCCCGTGCCGTGGCAAAGATTGCCGATCTGCAGGTTCCAGCCAATCCGAAAACCATTTTCGCTGTCACGAATTTCCATGGCGGCAACGATGCCGGTATCCACGCAATTGTCAAGGAATGCACCATCAAAATCAATTTCCGTTCCAATGGTCAGAAGGAACTCAACGAATTGGAAGCCAAGATTAAAAACGCCGTCGAAGAGGCCTGCAAAGAAGAGACAGCGCGCTGGGGTAAAGATACGATCACTTACGATTATGTTGATTATGTCAACGTACCCGCCGGCACGCAGGATCAGAAGGCTCCGATTGTGCAGACGCTTTACAGCGTGATTCAAAGCCTCGGTTTTGAACCGGAATTCGCACAAGGCGGTTCCACCAATGCCAGCAATCCGATTGCTATGGGAATTCCCGGCGTTTGTATCGGCGGCGGCGGCACTTCCGGCGGCGTGCATACGGTAGACGAATGGTTTGATCCGACCGATGCCTATCAAGGGGTTCAGGTCGTATTCCTCCTGGCCTTAATGCTGGGCGGCGTCAGCGGCATCAGCAAAACCATTTTATAA
- a CDS encoding M20/M25/M40 family metallo-hydrolase, producing MNYRVEERIAAPVQNLLQQENVQKGLAFIKADDQHMLEQQLELVLIEAPTFQEATRAAHFAKLLQAEGLSDVQIDAHGNAFGYRRGRGSGPLIVVEGHLDTVFPVNTAKKIVYKDGRIYCPGICDDTRGCIDVLAVLRGLNAAGIETESDFIFMGTVEEEGMGGLGGLKKFLQDHPEVGGCISIDGAGNSGIVYEATGIRTLAVNFHGIGGHAMGAFGLVANPLHAAARAVAKIADIAVPADPRTTYAVSNFHGGNDAGIHAIVKECTIKINFRSNGQKELQELETKIKNAIEEACQEETARWGKDTITYDFIDYVNIPAATQDKQAPIVQAAYAVIQHFGFEPQFAQGGSTNASNPIALGIPGVCLGRGGKEGGVHTVDEWFDPTDVYKGVQVIYTLALALGGLSGVSKSVL from the coding sequence ATGAATTACAGAGTGGAAGAACGGATTGCCGCCCCAGTACAGAATTTGCTGCAGCAGGAAAATGTGCAAAAGGGTTTGGCCTTCATCAAAGCGGATGATCAGCACATGCTGGAGCAACAATTGGAACTTGTTTTAATTGAAGCGCCCACGTTTCAGGAAGCGACGCGTGCCGCCCATTTCGCCAAATTGCTGCAAGCGGAAGGTCTGAGTGATGTACAGATCGATGCGCACGGCAATGCGTTCGGTTACCGGCGCGGCAGAGGCAGCGGTCCGCTGATTGTGGTCGAAGGTCACCTGGATACGGTATTTCCCGTCAACACCGCCAAAAAAATCGTTTATAAAGACGGCAGAATCTATTGCCCCGGCATCTGTGATGATACCCGCGGCTGTATTGATGTTCTGGCTGTGCTGCGCGGCCTGAATGCGGCAGGGATCGAAACCGAGAGCGACTTCATTTTTATGGGCACGGTTGAAGAAGAAGGAATGGGCGGTTTAGGCGGCTTAAAGAAATTTTTACAGGATCATCCGGAAGTGGGCGGTTGTATCAGTATTGATGGCGCCGGCAATAGCGGTATTGTCTACGAAGCCACCGGCATCCGCACGCTGGCGGTCAATTTTCATGGGATCGGCGGTCATGCCATGGGCGCTTTTGGTCTGGTAGCCAATCCGCTGCATGCCGCTGCGCGGGCAGTTGCCAAAATCGCCGATATTGCGGTGCCGGCCGATCCCCGCACGACGTATGCTGTCAGTAATTTCCATGGCGGCAATGATGCCGGCATTCATGCCATTGTCAAAGAATGCACCATTAAAATCAATTTCCGCTCCAACGGTCAAAAAGAATTGCAGGAGCTGGAAACGAAAATTAAAAACGCCATTGAGGAAGCCTGTCAGGAAGAAACCGCACGCTGGGGAAAGGATACCATTACTTATGATTTTATCGATTATGTCAACATTCCCGCGGCGACACAGGATAAACAGGCTCCGATTGTCCAGGCTGCCTATGCGGTGATTCAGCACTTCGGGTTTGAACCGCAGTTTGCCCAAGGCGGCTCGACCAATGCCAGCAATCCCATCGCGCTGGGAATTCCCGGCGTTTGTCTGGGCCGCGGCGGCAAAGAAGGCGGCGTGCATACAGTGGACGAATGGTTCGATCCTACCGATGTCTATAAAGGGGTGCAGGTGATTTACACGCTGGCTTTGGCCCTGGGAGGGCTCAGCGGTGTCAGCAAGAGTGTCCTCTAG
- a CDS encoding amidohydrolase, producing the protein MARSKEELKKAACAAIDAKRQELIELGDSIFAEPELGYKEVKTAAKIKKIFDELGYDYTDGVALTGIIAPRKGKESKIKVAVMGEMDAVVAPEHRCADPKTGAAHSCGHNCMIAGLMGVAYALKDTGIMEELSGDVVLMAVPAEEYVEIGYRNQLRKEGKISLLGGKQEFIRLGVMDDIDLMVMQHNFPTEGETPSPVKAGPGGGSNGFVGKLIEYVGKEAHAGGAPHDGKNALNAANIGLMAVNAQRETFKDEDHIRVHPIITKGGDLVNVVPADVRVETYVRGTTVEAILNASEKVNRAFRAGGYAVDVQTNITELPGYLPTIVNKNLQRLMTANLVSLFGEEKVLKEMASGTASSDAGDVSHLIPTIQANIGGSAGIPHSSNYEILDKDLAYLGAAKALIMTVIDLLADGAAEGLRIKAEFQPALTKAQYLQDWCKLS; encoded by the coding sequence ATGGCACGGAGTAAAGAAGAATTAAAAAAGGCTGCCTGTGCAGCCATCGATGCCAAACGGCAAGAGCTGATTGAGCTGGGCGATTCTATTTTCGCCGAACCGGAATTGGGCTACAAAGAAGTGAAAACCGCAGCGAAAATCAAGAAAATTTTTGATGAATTGGGTTATGACTATACCGACGGGGTTGCCCTCACCGGGATCATTGCACCGCGCAAAGGGAAAGAAAGTAAAATCAAGGTAGCCGTGATGGGTGAAATGGATGCTGTGGTGGCTCCCGAACATCGTTGTGCCGACCCCAAAACCGGAGCAGCCCATTCCTGTGGTCATAATTGCATGATCGCCGGTCTGATGGGTGTCGCCTACGCCTTAAAGGATACCGGTATCATGGAGGAACTCTCCGGGGATGTCGTCCTGATGGCGGTTCCTGCCGAGGAATATGTGGAAATCGGCTACCGCAATCAATTGCGTAAAGAGGGGAAAATCAGTCTGCTCGGCGGGAAGCAGGAGTTTATTCGATTGGGTGTGATGGACGACATTGACCTGATGGTGATGCAGCATAATTTTCCAACCGAAGGCGAAACTCCCAGCCCCGTCAAAGCGGGTCCCGGCGGCGGCAGCAACGGTTTTGTCGGTAAGTTGATCGAATACGTCGGCAAAGAAGCACATGCCGGCGGTGCGCCGCACGACGGCAAGAATGCTTTGAATGCCGCCAACATCGGTTTAATGGCGGTCAATGCCCAGCGCGAAACCTTTAAAGACGAAGATCATATCCGGGTTCATCCCATCATCACCAAAGGCGGCGATTTAGTGAATGTCGTGCCTGCCGATGTGCGGGTGGAAACCTATGTCCGCGGCACGACCGTGGAGGCAATCCTGAATGCCAGCGAAAAAGTTAACCGCGCCTTCCGTGCCGGCGGTTATGCAGTTGATGTGCAGACAAACATTACGGAATTACCCGGTTATCTGCCGACCATCGTCAACAAGAATTTACAGCGCCTGATGACAGCTAATCTGGTTAGCTTGTTCGGTGAGGAGAAAGTACTCAAAGAAATGGCAAGCGGAACCGCTTCTAGCGATGCCGGCGACGTTTCTCATCTGATTCCCACCATCCAGGCCAATATCGGCGGTTCGGCCGGTATACCGCACAGCTCAAATTATGAAATTTTAGACAAGGATCTGGCCTATCTCGGTGCTGCCAAGGCTCTGATCATGACAGTGATCGATCTTTTGGCGGATGGCGCCGCAGAAGGGCTTCGCATCAAAGCTGAGTTTCAGCCGGCCCTGACCAAAGCACAGTATCTGCAGGACTGGTGCAAACTTTCCTAA